In the genome of Pseudomonas sp. B33.4, the window GTAAACATGATGCTGCGTGCTGCCGCTCTGCAGTTCCATCACATACAAGACATCTTCGGCCTCCAGGCCGGTTTCTTCCTGCAATTCGCGCATGGCAGCCTGCGCCCGGGTTTCCCCTGGCTCGACCTTGCCGCCGGGCAATGTCCAGCGGCAGCGGGGTTTGCGCACCAGGAGAATGTGGCGATCCTGTTCGCATATAACGGTTGCACGTACTTTCATCTGTTACCTGCGTTACTGCCTGTCACAAAATAGAAATAAAACTGCAATATTTGAGCCGGGCCTTGAGGGAAAGGTTTCATGGGGATTTGGAGAGTTGGTTTCCGGGAAAAGTGCCGGATCCTTGACCGCCGGGCTGGCGACACCCGGTCGGCCATTCGCGTGGATGAGGGTGTAAGGTAAAAGCGTGAAGCTGGATCTGACCGTTAGCGAAAATGGAGGTGTCCATGAGCATGCCGATGTTGAACAAGATGCACATGAACGGCTATGACGTGCTTAGCGTGAACAATGGCCCATGGCGGGTTTGCACCCAGGGCGATCGGCTGGCGTCGTTTTGCAGCCGGGAAGAGGCGCTGGCCTATGCCGCCGCATTGCCCGGCTACAAAAAGCACTCGACGCGCATGCAAAGTCACAAAAGCCACTGACTGAACGGCTGCAATGAAAGAGCCCCGGCACTTGTCGGGGCTTTTGTTTGGGGGAAGGGATGCAGGTCTCAGTGGACCTTGGTTCGGCTGATGGCGCGGGCTTTCACTTCCTTGGCATACAACTGCAACCGTTCTTCATCACTTTGCAGCACCTCGCAGGATCTCAGCACGGTTTGCGCATCCGCCTCGTTGCCGGATTTGCGCAGTTGTTCGGCGATACGTTTCAGGTCGACCGCCGACCATCTCAAGTCCGATGCGACGCTTTGCAGGTCGCGTTGAAGTTCGTGTTCGTATTCATTGAGCCGCATGATCACCTCCAGAACATTCTCGGTAGAAAAGAGTAGTCGCATTTTCAGGCGATGGACAAAGCGCATTCGTCAGTACGCCCAGCGGTTGTGAAAAGTTGTGCAGATTGCGCCAAGGGCGCGGTGCCACGATGGATGTGCGCCGGGTTACGCGCTACATTCACTTTTTTCAGATCAGGAAAACACTATGCGGATATGGATCGGGACGTTGGCGTTGGCCCTGTTGGCGGGTTGCTCGTTGCCGGCGTCGTTGGTGCCGGGTGAGCCGAATGTCAGCAAGACCAGTGACAAGGCACCCAAGGACTATGCCGCGTGTGTATTACCGTTGTGGCAGAAGGACGTCGCCAAAACCTCGCAGACCTCGATTTCCAACGGCTATCGCATCACCGCGCCAAGCATCATCACGGCCGATGAAATTCTCGATATCGTCAAATACAAGAACGGCAGCCGGGTTTCGTTGTATCA includes:
- a CDS encoding NUDIX hydrolase, which translates into the protein MKVRATVICEQDRHILLVRKPRCRWTLPGGKVEPGETRAQAAMRELQEETGLEAEDVLYVMELQSGSTQHHVYEASVQDFEQVRPQNEIIDCIWHPLDAVGNLNTSEATLRIVQAFQRRL
- a CDS encoding DUF2188 domain-containing protein, producing the protein MSMPMLNKMHMNGYDVLSVNNGPWRVCTQGDRLASFCSREEALAYAAALPGYKKHSTRMQSHKSH